A region from the Polaribacter sp. Hel1_33_78 genome encodes:
- the ilvN gene encoding acetolactate synthase small subunit: MSGEKQQYTVSIYTENNIGLLNRISAIFQRRHINIESLNTSPSEIEGVSKFTIVVNMTEVNIKKILGQIEKQVEVIKAYFHNEEDTIYQISGLFKIKSELLFEERQIQNIIKESNARIVTVNTDFFVLEKSGRKEELVQLHKKLSVFGIMQYTRSGRIAVTKEEMKISTLLETYNN, encoded by the coding sequence ATGAGTGGAGAAAAGCAGCAATATACGGTATCAATATATACAGAAAATAATATTGGATTGTTGAATAGAATTTCAGCAATTTTCCAAAGAAGGCATATAAATATTGAGAGTTTAAATACCTCTCCATCAGAAATTGAAGGTGTTTCTAAATTTACGATTGTTGTGAACATGACAGAAGTAAATATTAAGAAAATCTTAGGTCAAATAGAAAAGCAAGTAGAGGTTATTAAAGCGTATTTTCATAATGAAGAAGATACCATTTATCAGATTTCGGGCTTATTTAAAATTAAGTCTGAATTGTTGTTTGAAGAGCGCCAAATTCAAAATATTATCAAAGAAAGTAACGCTAGAATTGTTACAGTAAATACAGATTTTTTTGTCCTTGAAAAATCAGGAAGGAAAGAAGAATTGGTTCAGTTACACAAAAAATTAAGTGTTTTTGGTATTATGCAGTATACGCGTTCAGGACGTATTGCGGTTACCAAAGAAGAAATGAAAATATCAACATTGTTAGAAACATACAACAACTAA
- the ilvB gene encoding biosynthetic-type acetolactate synthase large subunit, which yields METQTILNKNTSTNVTERISGSEAIVRCLIEEEVKIIYGYPGGAIMPVYDELYKYQDKIHHVLTRHEQGATHSAQGFARISGKVGVAIATSGPGATNLITGIADAQIDSTPMVCITGQVPSHLLGSDAFQETDIVGISTPVTKWNCQVTKASQIPGAIAKAFYIAKSGRPGPVLVDITKDAQFEEFDFSYEKCTKVRSYMPVPKTAQSSLEAAAKIINEAKKPLIVWGQGVILSEAEQQFKHFVEKAGIPAAWTILGASALPTSHPLNVGMLGMHGNYAPNKLTNECDVLIAIGMRFDDRVTGSLDTYAKQAKVIHFEIDPAEIDKNVKTDVAVLGDAKTSLEAILALINDNSHTAWHQEFKDLYKIEYEKVIKGDIHPTKEGLTMGEVINQINIQSKGDAAIVTDVGQHQMIACRYADFNKTKSNITSGGLGTMGFGLPAAIGAKMAAPEREVVSISGDGGYQMTIQELGTIFQQKAAVKVVVLNNDFLGMVRQWQQLFFDKRYASTEMVNPNFVAIAEGYYLKARKVTKREDLAEAVKEMMESKEAYFLEVCVEKEGNVFPMVPSGASVSDIRLE from the coding sequence ATGGAAACACAAACCATACTAAATAAAAATACTTCAACAAACGTTACAGAAAGAATTTCTGGTAGCGAAGCAATCGTAAGATGTTTAATAGAAGAAGAGGTGAAAATAATTTATGGATATCCTGGAGGAGCAATCATGCCAGTCTACGATGAATTATACAAATATCAAGATAAAATTCATCACGTATTAACACGTCATGAGCAAGGAGCAACACATTCAGCACAAGGGTTTGCACGAATTTCTGGAAAAGTAGGTGTTGCAATTGCAACTTCAGGTCCAGGAGCAACCAATTTAATTACAGGTATTGCAGATGCGCAAATTGATTCTACTCCAATGGTGTGTATTACTGGTCAAGTTCCTTCTCATTTATTAGGTTCTGATGCGTTTCAAGAAACGGATATTGTTGGTATTTCTACGCCAGTTACAAAATGGAATTGTCAAGTAACAAAAGCTTCACAAATTCCTGGAGCAATTGCCAAGGCATTTTATATTGCAAAAAGTGGTAGACCAGGACCAGTTTTGGTTGATATCACGAAAGATGCTCAATTTGAAGAATTTGATTTTTCATATGAAAAATGTACGAAAGTAAGAAGTTATATGCCAGTTCCAAAAACGGCACAAAGTTCTTTGGAAGCGGCTGCTAAAATTATCAATGAAGCAAAAAAGCCATTGATTGTATGGGGACAAGGTGTAATTTTAAGTGAAGCTGAACAGCAGTTTAAACACTTTGTTGAGAAAGCGGGTATTCCAGCTGCTTGGACAATTTTAGGAGCTTCTGCACTGCCAACTTCCCATCCTTTAAATGTTGGTATGTTGGGCATGCATGGTAATTATGCACCTAATAAATTAACAAATGAATGTGATGTTTTAATTGCAATCGGAATGCGTTTTGATGATCGAGTTACAGGTAGTTTAGATACGTATGCGAAGCAGGCAAAAGTAATTCACTTTGAAATTGACCCGGCAGAAATAGATAAAAATGTAAAAACAGATGTTGCCGTTTTAGGGGATGCAAAAACAAGTTTAGAAGCTATTCTCGCTTTAATAAATGATAACTCTCATACTGCGTGGCATCAAGAGTTTAAAGATTTATATAAAATTGAATATGAAAAGGTAATTAAAGGTGACATTCATCCAACGAAAGAAGGATTAACAATGGGAGAAGTTATCAATCAAATTAATATTCAGAGTAAAGGAGATGCTGCAATTGTCACAGATGTTGGTCAACATCAAATGATTGCTTGTAGATATGCAGATTTCAACAAAACAAAAAGTAATATTACTTCTGGAGGATTAGGCACCATGGGTTTTGGATTACCGGCAGCAATTGGAGCAAAAATGGCAGCTCCAGAACGTGAAGTGGTTTCAATTTCTGGTGATGGAGGTTACCAGATGACCATTCAAGAATTAGGTACTATTTTTCAGCAAAAGGCAGCTGTAAAAGTAGTGGTTCTAAATAATGATTTTTTAGGAATGGTAAGACAATGGCAACAGTTATTTTTTGATAAGCGATATGCTTCTACAGAAATGGTAAATCCAAATTTTGTTGCTATCGCAGAAGGCTATTATCTGAAAGCTAGAAAAGTTACAAAAAGAGAAGATTTAGCAGAAGCGGTTAAAGAAATGATGGAAAGTAAAGAAGCTTACTTTTTAGAAGTTTGTGTAGAAAAAGAAGGGAATGTATTTCCAATGGTTCCTTCAGGAGCAAGTGTTTCAGATATAAGATTAGAATAA
- the leuB gene encoding 3-isopropylmalate dehydrogenase: MKLTIALIPGDGIGPEVTAQAKKALEAVAEVYNHIFLYTEAQMGACAIEATGNPLPDETIKICKKADAILFGAIGDPKYDNDPTAKVRPEQGLLRLRQELGLYCNVRPVRAYEKLIKNSPLKREVILGTDIAIYRELSGGIYSGNKELSQDKQSAFDVCSYTVEEISRVAHLAFKAAQNRKKKVTLVDKSNVLETSRLWRKTVTEIAKKYENVELDFMFIDNAVMQIILNPKQFDVILSENLFGDILSDEASVIAGSIGLLASSSIGEKTALFEPIHGSYSQAKGKDIANPLASILSAAMLLEHVGLHEEADAIQRGVEKSLALGITTEDIKGKNQYSASTSKVGHFIADYIANQEDSNMNFQNIHMGQSTII; this comes from the coding sequence ATGAAATTAACAATTGCTTTAATTCCAGGAGACGGAATAGGTCCAGAAGTAACTGCTCAAGCGAAGAAAGCATTGGAAGCAGTTGCAGAAGTATACAACCATATTTTTTTATATACAGAAGCTCAGATGGGGGCCTGTGCTATTGAAGCAACAGGGAATCCTTTGCCAGATGAGACGATAAAAATTTGTAAAAAGGCAGATGCTATTTTATTTGGTGCAATTGGAGATCCAAAATATGATAATGATCCAACCGCAAAAGTAAGACCAGAACAAGGCTTATTGCGTTTGCGGCAAGAGTTAGGTTTGTATTGTAACGTGAGGCCAGTAAGGGCTTACGAGAAGTTAATTAAAAACTCTCCTTTAAAAAGAGAGGTAATTTTAGGTACAGACATCGCAATATACAGAGAGCTAAGTGGTGGAATTTATTCAGGAAACAAAGAATTAAGTCAAGATAAACAATCCGCTTTTGATGTTTGCTCGTATACTGTTGAAGAAATTTCTAGAGTAGCACATTTGGCTTTTAAAGCGGCACAAAATAGAAAGAAGAAAGTAACTTTAGTAGACAAATCAAATGTGTTAGAAACCTCTCGTTTGTGGAGAAAAACAGTTACAGAGATTGCTAAAAAGTATGAAAATGTTGAGTTAGATTTTATGTTTATTGACAACGCAGTCATGCAAATTATCTTAAACCCTAAACAATTTGATGTAATTCTTTCCGAAAATTTATTTGGTGATATTCTTTCAGATGAGGCCAGTGTAATTGCTGGTTCAATCGGTTTATTGGCGTCTTCTTCAATTGGAGAAAAAACAGCGCTGTTCGAGCCAATTCATGGTTCTTATTCTCAAGCAAAAGGAAAAGACATTGCAAATCCTCTGGCATCAATTTTATCCGCAGCAATGCTATTGGAACATGTAGGTTTGCATGAGGAAGCAGATGCAATTCAAAGAGGCGTTGAAAAATCGTTGGCTTTGGGTATAACTACAGAAGATATAAAGGGCAAAAATCAATATTCAGCATCTACATCAAAAGTAGGTCATTTCATTGCTGATTATATTGCAAATCAAGAAGACAGTAATATGAATTTTCAAAATATTCATATGGGGCAAAGTACTATTATTTAG
- the ilvD gene encoding dihydroxy-acid dehydratase: MNLNKHSSRLTQDESQPASQAMLYAVGLTDEDMQKAQVGIASTGYDGNPCNMHLNNLAAEVKIESKIAGLVGLGFNTIGVSDGISMGTSGMNYSLASRDIIADSIETVMNAQSYDALISVVGCDKNMPGAVIAMLRLNRPSIMMYGGTIASGNYKGRKLNIVSAFEALGQKVAGEIEEEEYREIIKRAIPGAGACGGMYTANTMASAIECMGFALPYNSSIPAENPNKLSEAERTALAIKNLLELDLKPLDIISKKSLENAIAIVNALGGSTNAVLHFLAIAHAADIEFTLEDFQRVSDRTPLIADLKPSGKYLMEDVHGVGGTPAIMKYLLDNGYLHGDCLTVTGKTLAENLASVEAMEFDEQDVIYPKDKALKSSGNIQIIYGNLALEGAVAKISGNEGLLFEGKAVVYDGEQAANTGISNGEVEKGDVVVIRYVGPKGGPGMPEMLKPTSLIMGAGLGKSVALITDGRFSGGTHGFVVGHITPEAQSGGAIGILKTGDIIRISAEDNSINVLISDEELAARKENWVAPALKHTKGILYKYSKSVASASKGCVTDL; the protein is encoded by the coding sequence ATGAATCTAAACAAACATAGTAGCAGATTAACGCAAGATGAATCTCAACCTGCCTCACAAGCAATGTTATATGCCGTTGGTTTAACAGATGAAGATATGCAAAAGGCACAAGTTGGTATTGCAAGCACAGGTTATGACGGTAACCCTTGTAATATGCATTTAAATAATTTGGCTGCAGAGGTAAAAATTGAAAGCAAAATTGCTGGTTTAGTCGGTTTAGGATTTAACACGATTGGAGTTTCAGACGGAATTTCTATGGGGACTTCTGGCATGAATTACTCATTAGCTTCAAGAGATATTATTGCAGATTCGATTGAAACAGTGATGAATGCGCAGAGTTATGACGCATTAATCTCTGTGGTGGGTTGCGATAAAAACATGCCTGGAGCTGTAATTGCAATGTTGCGTTTAAACCGCCCATCCATAATGATGTATGGAGGTACAATTGCATCAGGGAATTACAAAGGAAGAAAACTTAATATTGTTTCTGCTTTTGAGGCTTTAGGTCAAAAAGTCGCAGGAGAAATTGAAGAGGAAGAGTATAGAGAAATTATAAAAAGAGCAATTCCAGGAGCCGGTGCTTGTGGAGGAATGTATACAGCAAATACAATGGCTTCTGCCATAGAATGTATGGGCTTTGCATTACCTTATAATTCATCAATTCCCGCAGAAAATCCGAATAAATTATCTGAAGCAGAAAGAACTGCTTTGGCAATAAAAAACTTATTAGAATTAGATTTAAAACCTTTGGATATTATCTCTAAAAAATCTTTAGAGAACGCTATTGCTATTGTAAATGCTTTAGGGGGGTCTACAAATGCCGTATTACACTTTTTAGCAATTGCACATGCTGCTGATATTGAGTTTACGTTAGAAGATTTTCAAAGAGTAAGTGACCGAACACCATTAATTGCAGATTTAAAACCATCAGGAAAGTACTTAATGGAAGATGTTCATGGAGTTGGTGGAACGCCTGCAATTATGAAGTATTTATTAGATAATGGTTATTTGCATGGTGATTGTTTAACAGTAACTGGTAAAACATTAGCGGAGAATTTAGCAAGTGTTGAAGCAATGGAATTTGATGAGCAAGATGTAATTTATCCAAAAGATAAAGCGTTAAAATCATCAGGAAATATTCAAATAATCTATGGAAACCTTGCATTAGAAGGAGCCGTTGCAAAAATTTCAGGAAACGAGGGATTATTGTTTGAAGGAAAAGCCGTTGTGTATGATGGTGAGCAAGCTGCAAATACTGGAATTTCAAACGGAGAAGTAGAAAAAGGAGATGTAGTTGTTATTAGATATGTAGGCCCAAAAGGAGGTCCTGGAATGCCAGAAATGTTAAAACCAACTTCGTTAATTATGGGAGCAGGTTTAGGAAAATCGGTAGCTTTAATTACAGATGGACGTTTTTCTGGAGGAACCCATGGTTTTGTAGTTGGTCACATAACACCAGAGGCACAATCAGGAGGAGCAATTGGAATTTTAAAAACGGGAGACATCATTAGAATTAGTGCGGAAGACAACTCTATAAATGTTTTAATTTCTGATGAAGAACTGGCAGCAAGAAAAGAAAATTGGGTGGCACCGGCATTAAAGCATACTAAAGGAATCTTATACAAATACTCAAAATCAGTAGCATCAGCGTCTAAAGGATGCGTTACAGACTTATAA
- a CDS encoding 2-isopropylmalate synthase, translated as MQDNKVHIFDTTLRDGEQVPGCKLDTKQKLVIAERLDLLGVNVIEAGFPVSSPGDFNSVAEIAKIVKNATVCGLTRAVENDIKVAAEALKYAKYPRIHTGIGTSDSHIQFKFNSTREKVIERAVKAVSYSKSFVDDVEFYAEDAGRTDNEFLAEVCEEVIKAGATVLNIPDTTGYCLPEEYGAKMKYLRENVKGIENVILSCHCHNDLGMATANSIAGVINGARQIECTINGIGERAGNTALEEVVMVLKQHPYLNLETSINSRLLYDTSIMVRESMGMPVQPNKAIVGANAFAHSSGIHQDGVIKNRETYEIMDPEDVGVTESAIVLTARSGRAALAYRAKKIGYELTKIQLDIAYKSFLETADRQKEVKDEDMHVIMKEVNKISKIAML; from the coding sequence ATGCAGGATAATAAGGTACACATTTTTGATACAACACTAAGAGATGGGGAGCAAGTTCCTGGTTGTAAGTTGGATACGAAACAAAAATTGGTAATAGCAGAAAGATTAGATTTACTTGGTGTAAATGTTATAGAAGCAGGTTTTCCAGTTTCAAGTCCAGGAGATTTCAATTCTGTTGCTGAAATTGCTAAAATTGTAAAAAATGCTACAGTTTGTGGTTTAACAAGAGCTGTTGAAAATGATATAAAAGTAGCTGCAGAAGCATTAAAATACGCAAAATATCCTCGAATACATACCGGTATCGGAACCAGTGATTCTCATATACAATTCAAATTTAATTCTACCAGAGAAAAAGTAATTGAAAGGGCGGTGAAAGCAGTTTCATATTCAAAATCTTTTGTTGATGATGTAGAGTTTTATGCAGAAGATGCAGGAAGAACAGATAATGAGTTTTTGGCAGAAGTTTGTGAAGAAGTAATTAAAGCAGGTGCTACCGTTTTGAATATTCCTGATACAACAGGTTATTGTTTGCCCGAAGAATACGGAGCAAAAATGAAATATCTACGTGAAAATGTAAAGGGCATTGAAAACGTAATTCTCTCTTGTCATTGTCATAATGATTTAGGAATGGCGACAGCAAATTCTATTGCAGGGGTTATTAACGGAGCGCGTCAAATCGAATGTACCATTAATGGAATTGGAGAACGTGCAGGAAATACAGCATTAGAAGAAGTGGTAATGGTGTTAAAACAGCATCCATATTTAAACCTAGAAACAAGTATTAATTCAAGATTGCTGTATGATACAAGTATTATGGTTCGCGAAAGCATGGGAATGCCGGTACAACCAAATAAAGCAATCGTAGGGGCTAATGCATTTGCTCATAGTTCTGGAATTCATCAAGATGGCGTTATAAAAAACAGGGAGACTTATGAAATTATGGACCCTGAAGATGTTGGTGTTACAGAAAGTGCCATTGTTTTAACCGCGAGAAGTGGAAGAGCAGCTTTAGCGTATAGAGCTAAAAAAATAGGATATGAATTAACTAAAATTCAGCTAGACATCGCCTATAAATCTTTTTTAGAAACTGCGGACAGACAGAAAGAAGTAAAAGATGAAGATATGCATGTAATTATGAAAGAGGTTAATAAAATTTCTAAAATTGCAATGCTGTAA
- the thrA gene encoding bifunctional aspartate kinase/homoserine dehydrogenase I has product MKVLKFGGSSVANSENIKKVLDIVFNTSKSSKVAVVVSAFGKTTDNLLAGANEALKDITGAIEILETIKELHYQVIDDLISTNNKEVSKEVTALFNRLLSIYEGVFLLQELSDKTLAKVSSFGEKLSSYIIANAAKELFDATHKKSSQLVITNNDFLHAQVNFKITNTNITSFFEENEHQVTVLGGFISSNIEGETTTLGRGGSDFSASIYAAALNADELQIWTDVSGMFTANPRVVKQAFPISEISYEEAMELSHFGAKVLYPPTIQPALRKEIPIRIKNTFDPKSSGTLICKDPKNSNEVKGISHIEDISLITLEGGGMIGIPGFSKRLFETLSQQKINVVFITQASSEHSICVGVYENDASKAKNLLDETFNVEIERKKIKPIIIENDLAIIAVVGESMKNYQGLSGQMFSALGRNNVNVRAIAQGSSEKNISAVINKYDAKKALNTLHEQFFEEKTKQLNLFITGVGNVGERLLAQLQQQKKFLKDNLKLNIRIIGIANSRKMFFDNSGINLGNWKENLENGEPATLDSFYKKVKESNHRNSVFIDNTANQEVSEVYEKYLRESISVVTCNKIACASSFDNYKTLKRVSKKYNAAFLFETNVGAGLPIIDTLKNLINSGDRVHKIQAVLSGSLNFVFNNFNETSTFHDVVAQAQKEGFTEPDPKIDLSGVDVARKILILARESGYQLELEDISNNAFLPDKSLKTTNNQDFYNSLTKNEAHFQQIFKEANDKNCRLKYVAEFIDGKANVGLQHIAVDHPFYNLEGSDNIVLFFTDRYPENPLLIKGAGAGADVTASGIFADVIRISNQ; this is encoded by the coding sequence ATGAAAGTATTAAAATTTGGAGGCTCGTCTGTAGCCAACTCAGAAAACATAAAAAAAGTTTTAGACATCGTCTTTAACACATCAAAAAGCAGCAAAGTCGCAGTGGTTGTCTCTGCATTCGGAAAAACTACAGACAATTTGTTAGCTGGAGCGAATGAAGCTTTAAAGGATATTACAGGCGCTATTGAAATTTTAGAAACGATTAAGGAATTACATTATCAGGTTATTGATGATTTAATTTCTACAAATAATAAAGAGGTAAGCAAAGAAGTTACTGCTCTATTTAATCGGTTATTATCGATCTATGAAGGTGTTTTTTTACTACAAGAATTGTCCGATAAAACACTTGCAAAAGTTTCTAGCTTTGGAGAAAAACTCTCTTCATACATCATTGCAAATGCTGCCAAGGAGCTGTTTGATGCCACTCACAAAAAAAGTAGTCAATTAGTAATTACGAATAATGACTTCTTACATGCCCAAGTAAATTTTAAAATTACCAATACTAATATTACATCCTTTTTTGAAGAAAATGAGCATCAAGTTACTGTTTTGGGCGGCTTTATTTCATCAAATATTGAAGGAGAGACAACGACACTAGGAAGAGGTGGATCAGATTTTTCTGCCTCCATTTATGCCGCTGCTTTAAATGCTGATGAATTACAAATATGGACAGACGTTAGCGGTATGTTTACTGCAAACCCAAGAGTTGTAAAACAAGCATTTCCAATTTCAGAAATCTCTTATGAAGAGGCTATGGAACTGTCGCATTTTGGGGCAAAAGTTTTATACCCGCCAACAATCCAACCAGCTTTACGTAAAGAAATTCCGATTCGAATTAAAAACACTTTTGATCCAAAAAGTTCTGGAACCTTAATTTGTAAAGACCCAAAAAACAGCAATGAAGTTAAAGGAATTTCACATATCGAAGACATTAGCTTAATTACCTTAGAGGGTGGTGGAATGATTGGAATTCCTGGTTTTTCTAAACGGTTGTTTGAAACACTTTCTCAACAAAAAATAAATGTTGTTTTTATAACACAAGCTTCATCAGAACATTCAATTTGTGTTGGGGTGTATGAAAATGATGCTTCAAAAGCAAAAAATCTTTTAGACGAAACTTTTAATGTAGAAATAGAAAGAAAAAAAATAAAGCCAATTATAATAGAAAATGATTTGGCAATAATTGCTGTTGTTGGCGAAAGTATGAAAAACTACCAAGGTTTAAGCGGACAAATGTTTAGTGCCTTAGGAAGGAACAATGTAAATGTTCGAGCAATTGCGCAAGGTTCATCAGAAAAAAACATCTCTGCTGTGATCAACAAATATGATGCAAAAAAAGCTTTAAATACTTTACATGAGCAGTTTTTTGAAGAAAAAACGAAACAACTAAACTTATTTATAACGGGTGTAGGTAATGTTGGAGAACGATTATTAGCCCAATTGCAACAACAAAAGAAATTTTTAAAAGACAACTTAAAATTAAATATTAGAATAATTGGAATTGCTAATTCTAGAAAAATGTTTTTTGATAATAGCGGTATTAACTTAGGTAACTGGAAAGAAAACCTAGAAAACGGAGAGCCAGCGACCTTAGATAGCTTTTATAAAAAAGTAAAAGAAAGCAATCACAGAAATAGTGTTTTTATAGATAATACCGCAAATCAGGAAGTTTCTGAAGTGTATGAAAAGTATTTGCGTGAAAGTATTTCGGTGGTTACTTGTAACAAAATTGCGTGTGCATCTAGTTTTGACAATTACAAAACGTTAAAACGTGTTTCTAAAAAATACAATGCAGCTTTCTTGTTTGAGACGAATGTTGGCGCGGGTTTACCAATTATAGATACACTTAAAAACTTAATTAATTCTGGAGATAGAGTTCATAAAATTCAAGCTGTTTTATCTGGAAGTTTAAACTTTGTTTTTAATAATTTTAATGAGACCTCAACATTTCATGATGTGGTTGCTCAAGCACAAAAAGAAGGTTTTACAGAACCTGATCCAAAAATTGATTTAAGCGGAGTTGATGTTGCTAGAAAAATTTTAATTTTAGCAAGAGAAAGTGGGTATCAATTAGAATTAGAAGACATCTCTAATAATGCTTTTTTACCAGACAAAAGTTTAAAAACTACAAACAATCAAGATTTTTATAATTCACTAACAAAAAATGAAGCTCATTTTCAGCAAATTTTTAAAGAAGCAAATGATAAAAACTGTCGTTTAAAATATGTTGCAGAATTTATTGATGGAAAAGCAAATGTTGGTCTGCAACATATCGCTGTAGATCATCCTTTTTATAATTTAGAGGGAAGTGATAACATTGTTTTATTTTTTACGGATAGATATCCTGAAAATCCATTGTTAATAAAAGGGGCCGGTGCAGGTGCAGATGTTACTGCTTCTGGTATCTTTGCAGATGTAATTAGAATTTCAAATCAATAA
- a CDS encoding homoserine kinase: MDYLKIFAPATVANVSCGFDSLGFAVDAIGDEMTFTKTAKKGVKITNITGADLTYNVDENAASTVVKKMLSEVNADFGIELTIHKGFSPGSGLGSSAASAAGAAFGANQLLGNIFPKLELTKFAMFGEKVACGTPIADNVAAAIFGGFVLVRSYDPLEIIKLPVPTALRVVAIHPQIAIKTKDARAVLPEKISLKDAVTQWANVGGLISGLYTDNYNLISNSLIDVVAEPTRKKLIPFFDEVKSSAIAAGALGAGISGSGPTIFALCKGDEVAQKVYNSVQESYKNTEIDFEMFISKVNQEGIKIIN; encoded by the coding sequence ATGGATTATTTAAAAATATTTGCCCCTGCGACTGTTGCTAATGTTTCTTGTGGATTTGATTCGTTGGGTTTTGCTGTGGATGCTATTGGAGATGAGATGACATTTACAAAAACAGCTAAAAAAGGAGTTAAGATAACCAATATTACTGGTGCAGATTTAACCTATAATGTTGACGAAAATGCAGCAAGTACCGTTGTGAAAAAAATGTTAAGTGAAGTAAACGCTGATTTTGGAATTGAGCTCACAATTCATAAAGGCTTCTCACCAGGAAGTGGGTTAGGAAGCAGTGCTGCAAGTGCTGCGGGTGCTGCTTTTGGTGCAAATCAATTATTAGGAAATATTTTTCCTAAACTAGAACTCACAAAATTTGCAATGTTTGGGGAAAAAGTTGCTTGTGGAACCCCAATTGCAGATAATGTTGCTGCCGCTATATTCGGAGGTTTTGTTTTGGTAAGAAGTTATGATCCTTTAGAAATTATAAAATTACCGGTTCCAACTGCATTGAGAGTTGTTGCCATTCATCCACAAATAGCGATAAAAACAAAAGATGCTAGAGCAGTTTTGCCAGAGAAAATCTCATTAAAAGACGCAGTGACTCAATGGGCAAATGTTGGAGGTTTAATTAGCGGTTTATATACCGATAATTACAATTTAATAAGTAATTCATTAATAGACGTTGTTGCAGAACCTACTCGCAAAAAATTAATTCCATTTTTTGATGAAGTAAAAAGCAGTGCGATTGCGGCAGGAGCCTTAGGTGCGGGAATTAGTGGTTCTGGACCAACAATTTTTGCCCTATGTAAAGGCGATGAAGTTGCACAAAAGGTGTATAATAGCGTCCAAGAAAGTTATAAAAATACCGAAATTGATTTTGAAATGTTTATTTCAAAAGTAAATCAAGAAGGAATAAAAATAATAAATTAA